The SAR324 cluster bacterium genome window below encodes:
- a CDS encoding response regulator has product MESLMQKFENALQCQDESDCDTCITKHCLKSPKFKELCYARDLAEAACRAKSTFLASMSHEIRTPMNAVIGMSNLLLKTRLTAKQKEYAESIQISGNHLLTLINDILDLSKIEAHKMSLEYQPFGLNACVEEVMDIFGANLRPKNVELMYLIDPELPKVISGDMTRLRQILVNLLSNALKFTHQGEVLLSIGIQSVSENEIELLCFVKDTGIGISESQIQHIFDSFSQAEQSTTRKYGGTGLGLSISSQLVQMMGGRMWVESRVGYGSTFYFTFKTREVSYEEQAYLQQNIPELLNYRVLLIDHNPTHTCIWKTQLEHWGLRVRTTDSIEVACEWLAAGYRFDRVILDFEALQTPKEIKRLREKSQVPNLPILLFANILQPLPDEPNLVCLQKPLRQSQVFRELLKMVRCNPEAALVENIDEQDPSTQKNPLRILVAEDNEMNQIFTMDLLESMGYQAELAGNGMEALQLLEQQSFDVILMDVEMPIMGGYETTECIHQTYSDDDRPIVIACTAEAQEADQTRCLEAGMDDYLSKPIDEDKLLEKLVRWEHKIKDRNKLLKSEQKPILEQNTLSGLKPDTQKRLFQLFMETAPVSISKIRQAAEIGNCEQLEKESHYFKGSCIAIGASQLSSMCKILQKKGQNKDLSNIDFIFKRLDRIYQTTIDELKHDVTDKAHRMVLSRQTESVTANPCV; this is encoded by the coding sequence ATGGAGTCATTGATGCAGAAATTTGAAAACGCATTACAATGCCAGGATGAGAGTGACTGTGACACATGCATCACAAAACATTGTCTAAAAAGTCCGAAATTCAAGGAACTCTGCTATGCCAGAGATCTGGCAGAAGCCGCATGTCGGGCAAAGTCTACATTTCTGGCCAGCATGAGCCATGAGATCCGGACTCCCATGAATGCTGTGATCGGAATGAGTAATTTGCTGTTGAAAACCAGATTGACCGCCAAACAGAAGGAATATGCAGAGTCGATCCAGATTAGTGGCAACCACCTTCTGACCCTCATCAATGACATTCTGGATTTATCAAAAATTGAAGCCCATAAGATGTCTCTGGAATATCAACCCTTCGGTTTAAACGCTTGCGTTGAGGAAGTGATGGATATCTTTGGGGCAAATTTAAGACCTAAAAATGTAGAGTTGATGTATCTGATTGATCCGGAACTCCCTAAAGTCATTTCAGGCGATATGACTCGTTTGCGTCAGATTTTAGTCAACCTCTTGAGCAATGCTCTCAAATTCACACATCAGGGAGAAGTTTTATTATCCATCGGGATTCAGTCGGTTTCAGAAAATGAAATTGAGCTATTGTGTTTTGTCAAGGACACCGGAATCGGGATTTCTGAAAGTCAAATCCAACATATTTTCGACTCATTTTCACAGGCGGAACAATCTACCACGCGCAAATATGGTGGCACCGGGCTGGGTTTATCGATCTCTTCACAGTTGGTCCAAATGATGGGTGGCAGGATGTGGGTGGAGAGCCGGGTCGGTTATGGCTCAACCTTTTATTTTACCTTCAAAACCAGAGAGGTTTCATATGAGGAACAGGCCTATCTTCAGCAAAACATCCCGGAACTCCTGAATTACCGTGTGCTCCTGATTGACCACAACCCGACACACACGTGCATTTGGAAAACACAACTGGAACATTGGGGTCTGCGTGTTCGGACCACCGACTCCATTGAAGTTGCGTGTGAATGGCTTGCTGCGGGCTACAGATTTGACAGGGTCATACTGGATTTTGAGGCACTTCAAACCCCTAAAGAAATTAAAAGGTTGAGAGAGAAAAGTCAGGTTCCGAATCTCCCGATATTGCTGTTCGCCAACATCCTGCAACCGCTACCGGATGAACCAAACTTGGTCTGTTTGCAAAAACCATTGAGGCAGTCACAAGTTTTCAGGGAACTTCTAAAAATGGTAAGGTGTAATCCTGAAGCCGCATTGGTCGAAAATATTGATGAGCAGGATCCTTCAACTCAGAAGAACCCTTTAAGAATTCTGGTTGCCGAAGATAACGAAATGAACCAGATTTTCACGATGGATCTGCTGGAATCAATGGGGTATCAGGCTGAATTGGCAGGCAATGGAATGGAAGCCCTGCAATTGTTGGAACAACAGTCATTTGATGTCATTCTGATGGATGTCGAAATGCCCATCATGGGTGGGTACGAAACCACTGAATGCATTCACCAAACCTACTCTGATGACGATCGCCCCATTGTGATCGCATGCACTGCCGAAGCTCAGGAAGCGGACCAAACCAGATGTTTGGAAGCAGGTATGGATGATTATCTCAGCAAACCCATTGACGAAGATAAACTCCTGGAAAAGCTGGTGCGTTGGGAGCATAAAATCAAGGATCGCAATAAACTGCTCAAGAGTGAGCAAAAACCGATCCTGGAGCAGAATACTCTTTCAGGACTCAAACCGGACACTCAAAAAAGGCTGTTTCAACTATTTATGGAAACAGCACCTGTTTCCATCAGTAAAATCAGACAAGCCGCAGAAATCGGGAATTGTGAACAACTTGAGAAAGAAAGTCATTATTTTAAGGGAAGTTGCATAGCGATAGGAGCCTCTCAGTTATCGTCCATGTGCAAAATTCTTCAGAAAAAAGGCCAGAACAAGGATTTGTCAAACATTGATTTCATCTTCAAACGCCTCGACCGAATTTATCAAACGACAATTGACGAATTAAAACATGATGTCACGGATAAGGCTCACAGGATGGTACTCTCTCGTCAAACAGAATCCGTCACAGCAAATCCTTGCGTTTGA
- the tilS gene encoding tRNA lysidine(34) synthetase TilS has product MAHTQQLINTFSFNLTRHCGIPAGSRGIVCVSGGSDSVALLLLLLELRQSLNLELHVLHFNHGLRPESLEEQQFVEQLAQKHNISCTVKISDKLILKKTALQEQARTWRLQEAQILRKIIQADWIATAHHQQDQLETLLMKWLRGVHLSHFSGMAWRRDHQIRPLLNISKQELQDYLKDRHQSWKEDASNQSSKYHRNRVRLELLPLLNDLARENLDARLQDMSEQSQQLKELLESLPVPAGLSMEALSWNLEEWHTLPVLQRDHLLHQWILIRTGEHLTYAKLKLIQRELFTDRISNEHQLSSHWRLLRQNRTLSLRSTVTSSNTMISTENGIQLIHPSAWIVQITVLSGNVTMSPAEGIVLYNIPPGTCLELRNRLPGDVFHPPWKEHPVKIKDFLRDQHIPLEQRDFLPLIVVDGRVGAIYPRFRSIRQEASHSSYPPVLIRIERRHYFPKNCL; this is encoded by the coding sequence ATGGCTCATACTCAACAATTGATTAATACCTTCAGCTTCAATCTTACGCGTCATTGCGGGATTCCTGCCGGCAGTCGTGGAATTGTCTGTGTCAGTGGCGGTTCTGATTCTGTGGCGTTGTTGTTATTGCTGCTGGAATTGCGCCAGTCCCTGAATCTGGAATTGCATGTGCTGCATTTTAATCATGGATTGCGTCCGGAATCGCTTGAAGAACAACAATTTGTTGAACAACTGGCACAAAAACACAATATTTCCTGCACCGTAAAAATTTCGGATAAGCTGATTTTAAAAAAAACAGCCCTTCAGGAACAGGCCCGAACTTGGCGTCTTCAAGAAGCACAAATTCTGCGGAAAATCATTCAAGCCGACTGGATTGCCACAGCCCATCATCAACAGGATCAGCTTGAAACGCTATTGATGAAATGGTTACGAGGGGTTCACCTCTCTCATTTCAGCGGAATGGCCTGGCGCAGAGACCATCAGATTCGTCCGTTGCTGAACATCAGCAAACAGGAACTTCAGGATTATTTAAAGGACCGTCATCAATCATGGAAAGAAGACGCGTCCAATCAATCCTCCAAATATCATAGAAACAGGGTGCGACTCGAACTTCTGCCGCTGTTGAATGACTTGGCTCGTGAAAATCTTGACGCGCGTCTTCAAGACATGAGCGAACAAAGTCAGCAACTGAAAGAGTTGCTTGAGTCGTTACCAGTTCCCGCTGGACTCAGCATGGAGGCCTTGTCATGGAATCTTGAGGAATGGCACACACTTCCTGTTTTACAGCGTGATCATCTTCTGCATCAATGGATTTTGATCAGAACAGGAGAGCATCTGACTTATGCGAAATTAAAGTTAATCCAACGGGAGCTTTTTACAGACAGGATCTCAAACGAGCATCAACTTTCCAGTCATTGGAGACTATTGCGTCAGAACAGAACCCTGAGTTTGCGATCAACAGTCACGTCATCCAACACGATGATTTCAACTGAAAATGGAATTCAGCTCATCCACCCGTCAGCATGGATCGTTCAAATCACTGTTTTGTCTGGCAATGTAACGATGTCACCGGCAGAAGGAATTGTGCTGTATAACATTCCGCCCGGAACATGCCTCGAACTCCGAAACAGACTTCCCGGAGATGTCTTTCATCCACCTTGGAAGGAACATCCGGTAAAAATCAAAGATTTTTTAAGAGATCAGCACATTCCCCTGGAGCAACGGGATTTCCTGCCACTGATCGTGGTGGATGGAAGGGTCGGGGCCATTTATCCGCGTTTCCGCTCTATCCGCCAGGAAGCGAGCCATTCTTCGTATCCTCCTGTTTTGATCCGTATTGAGCGCAGGCATTATTTCCCCAAAAACTGCCTGTGA
- a CDS encoding nucleotidyltransferase domain-containing protein, with amino-acid sequence MLDFNGYQSRITNICQKFSVLRLDVVGSASRDDFDPQKSDLDFLIQFEGKENLFNRYFELKFELEKLFGRKVDLIQEQAIINPYINQSIQHDRKIIYAA; translated from the coding sequence ATGCTTGATTTTAATGGATATCAATCAAGAATAACAAACATCTGTCAAAAGTTTTCCGTACTTCGGCTGGATGTGGTCGGTTCTGCATCAAGAGATGATTTTGATCCTCAAAAGAGTGATCTGGATTTTTTGATTCAGTTTGAGGGAAAAGAAAACCTTTTTAACAGATATTTTGAATTAAAGTTTGAGCTCGAAAAATTATTTGGAAGAAAAGTTGACCTTATTCAAGAACAGGCAATCATTAATCCTTATATTAATCAATCAATTCAACATGATCGAAAAATAATTTATGCAGCATGA
- a CDS encoding flagellar hook protein FlgE, whose product MSLLGALTTGSSGVTAFGRAMTVVGSNIANVNTFGYKAAHVSFEDVLSSDFPQGTGPTKVSQGVGIASINQNFTQGAFEQTELQSDMAINGEGFFTVQDQFGRRYYTRAGQFTYDKNGQLSTDRGLNVLTKDVDPVTKEAVGLPKPLKVLGTIDPPVPTGDGRMDSGIKVAANLDAGAAVLDTPFDPTNVKSNMYNYSTTTTVYDRSGADHTATIVYRKRPDIPEQVDPNSGQVIPAIRNQWEWYTLFEGEEVGQRPGQMVAVGGGFLQFTDDGRLVQSTGGQFIAQPGGVDPNTGQPLPSGPPILQPAPVNPDTGKPQITVDFGSDAPQVIGISLGMGSNPDDPNDERTGLEGLTQFASPNSIIGVDADGHPSGTLEGIVVESSGVVMGRFDSGYMRPMGKIVLTKFDNPQKLLKQGDNLFQTSPHSGKAILGEPGVGAFGEIRSQTLEQSNVDLAREFVKMVETQRAFQANAKTVTTADEMIQEMVNLKR is encoded by the coding sequence ATGAGCTTGCTAGGCGCATTAACAACAGGTTCCAGCGGTGTAACGGCTTTTGGCCGGGCCATGACGGTGGTAGGTAGCAATATCGCTAACGTTAATACCTTTGGTTACAAAGCCGCCCATGTTTCTTTTGAAGACGTGCTTTCTTCGGATTTTCCACAAGGCACAGGCCCTACCAAGGTCAGTCAGGGTGTGGGAATTGCCAGCATCAATCAAAATTTCACTCAGGGCGCGTTTGAACAAACCGAACTGCAAAGCGATATGGCGATCAACGGGGAAGGTTTTTTTACCGTGCAGGATCAGTTTGGCCGACGTTATTATACCCGGGCCGGACAGTTCACTTATGATAAAAATGGTCAACTGTCTACTGACAGAGGATTGAATGTGTTGACCAAGGATGTCGATCCTGTCACCAAAGAAGCTGTTGGACTGCCCAAGCCACTGAAAGTGCTGGGAACGATTGATCCACCTGTACCGACCGGTGATGGACGGATGGATTCCGGTATCAAGGTCGCGGCCAATCTGGATGCGGGTGCCGCTGTGCTGGACACCCCGTTTGATCCAACCAACGTGAAAAGTAATATGTACAATTATTCTACCACCACCACGGTTTATGACCGGTCAGGCGCAGACCACACCGCCACGATTGTCTATCGCAAACGACCGGACATTCCGGAACAGGTTGATCCCAACAGTGGACAGGTGATTCCAGCCATCCGCAACCAATGGGAATGGTACACGCTGTTTGAAGGCGAGGAAGTTGGCCAACGACCGGGGCAAATGGTGGCTGTCGGTGGTGGATTTCTGCAATTTACAGATGATGGCCGGTTGGTTCAATCCACAGGCGGACAATTTATAGCGCAACCAGGAGGTGTGGATCCAAACACAGGTCAGCCCTTACCTTCCGGTCCGCCGATTTTGCAACCGGCACCTGTCAATCCTGACACAGGCAAACCGCAGATCACGGTTGATTTTGGCTCTGACGCACCGCAGGTGATCGGTATCAGTCTTGGTATGGGCTCCAATCCGGATGATCCCAATGATGAACGTACAGGTTTGGAAGGACTCACCCAGTTTGCGTCTCCCAACAGTATTATCGGGGTCGATGCCGATGGGCATCCAAGTGGTACACTGGAAGGCATTGTTGTCGAATCCAGTGGTGTGGTGATGGGTCGTTTTGATAGTGGGTATATGCGACCTATGGGCAAAATTGTCCTCACAAAATTTGACAATCCACAAAAATTGCTCAAACAGGGTGATAATCTGTTTCAAACGTCTCCGCATTCAGGCAAGGCAATTCTTGGTGAACCGGGTGTGGGCGCATTTGGAGAGATTCGCAGTCAGACGCTGGAACAATCCAACGTGGATCTGGCACGGGAATTTGTGAAGATGGTTGAAACCCAGCGCGCCTTCCAGGCCAACGCTAAAACAGTGACCACCGCGGATGAAATGATCCAGGAAATGGTCAACCTCAAACGATAA
- a CDS encoding flagellar hook assembly protein FlgD, translated as MDTTAVQQALGQASNSQRNAAVKTHGPPKDSKDGKELGKQDFLNLLMTQMANQDPMDPMDSKSMMAQLSAMGTLEQLQNMNSKMDQLLTHQSDIAQASSSVYLDKDVELASPTLTLKGGVSAPVTYSLGGDAAKVSIYITNDKGDMVRTINMDHQGPGEHAETWDGKDDDGDVLSDGAFRYEVIAKTETGENIEVSQNKKGRISKLDFKNGRSMVEINGEWLPAEKIQRLGNDSLRRFDSAMPLPLRKDLNTRKLVIPPAYSQASKPEEIK; from the coding sequence ATGGATACCACAGCCGTCCAACAGGCATTAGGTCAGGCCAGCAATTCCCAACGCAATGCCGCCGTCAAAACGCATGGGCCGCCCAAAGACAGTAAAGATGGAAAAGAATTGGGAAAGCAGGATTTTCTCAACTTGCTGATGACCCAGATGGCCAATCAGGATCCCATGGACCCCATGGACAGCAAAAGCATGATGGCCCAGCTTTCTGCCATGGGAACCCTGGAGCAATTGCAGAACATGAACTCCAAAATGGATCAACTGCTGACCCATCAGTCTGATATCGCTCAAGCCAGTTCCAGTGTTTATCTGGATAAGGATGTTGAACTCGCAAGTCCAACACTCACCCTGAAAGGCGGGGTTTCCGCACCGGTCACCTACTCACTGGGAGGCGATGCGGCCAAAGTGAGCATTTATATCACGAATGACAAGGGCGACATGGTCCGCACGATCAACATGGATCATCAAGGTCCGGGAGAACACGCTGAAACATGGGATGGAAAGGATGATGACGGTGATGTGCTGTCAGATGGAGCTTTCCGCTATGAAGTGATTGCCAAAACCGAAACTGGCGAAAATATCGAAGTGTCTCAAAATAAAAAAGGCAGAATCTCCAAACTGGATTTCAAAAATGGCCGGTCCATGGTGGAAATCAATGGAGAATGGCTACCTGCTGAAAAAATTCAGCGCTTGGGCAATGACTCTCTGCGCCGTTTTGACAGCGCAATGCCCTTGCCGCTTCGCAAGGATTTAAATACGCGGAAACTTGTGATTCCGCCTGCTTATTCCCAGGCTTCCAAACCTGAGGAAATCAAATAA
- a CDS encoding SpoIIE family protein phosphatase encodes MIPNVALAAFYRSASETGGDWYGIFDKFKDHVFFLIGDATGHGAPAALVTAGVCASSRMLEELWSRTEHVSSPAEVMTYLNKSVYDSGHPHFMMTFFILSLNLNTLTITYSNAGHNFPFLIRSSSEELVPLLNKNPVSVQPSVISFQEFSRPGSQTIFSAIEL; translated from the coding sequence GTGATTCCTAATGTGGCATTGGCCGCGTTTTACCGGTCAGCCTCAGAAACAGGGGGCGACTGGTATGGCATTTTTGACAAGTTCAAGGATCATGTTTTTTTTCTGATTGGAGATGCCACAGGGCATGGTGCTCCGGCGGCTCTTGTAACGGCAGGAGTGTGTGCCTCTTCCCGGATGCTGGAAGAATTATGGAGCAGAACAGAACATGTTTCTTCGCCCGCGGAGGTCATGACTTATCTGAATAAATCGGTCTATGACAGTGGACATCCGCACTTTATGATGACTTTTTTTATTTTGTCGCTCAATTTGAACACATTGACCATCACTTATTCTAACGCCGGTCACAACTTCCCATTTCTCATCCGTTCCAGTTCAGAAGAACTTGTACCGTTACTGAATAAAAATCCCGTAAGCGTTCAGCCGTCAGTTATCAGTTTTCAGGAATTCTCAAGGCCTGGAAGCCAAACGATATTTTCTGCTATTGAGTTATAA
- a CDS encoding 5'-methylthioadenosine/S-adenosylhomocysteine nucleosidase, translated as MRVSDKKIVLGVVCALKLEALSLISWFPEPEFVFDRGHRWIRWNRGDCQIIVVISRRPGKDAARKATRLLIETYHPGYILNFGTAGAIAPHSAIGDMVLSYRTAAYCMPDDFGLLQSGTEFIAQSCCENFSIHSGIIVSSDQNIDNDLKKQILWETYGAWCGDWESAPVMAVCSQYGIPAHAFRVISDFGNAEFLADFFKNATQVLTQAALVLKALLQSIEILPSTIPANTEV; from the coding sequence ATGAGAGTCTCTGACAAAAAAATTGTTTTGGGTGTCGTCTGTGCGCTGAAACTTGAAGCCCTCAGTCTGATTTCATGGTTTCCTGAACCAGAATTTGTGTTTGACAGGGGACACCGCTGGATTCGCTGGAATCGTGGTGACTGCCAAATCATTGTCGTGATCAGCCGACGCCCGGGAAAGGATGCGGCCAGAAAAGCCACCCGTCTGCTGATTGAAACGTATCATCCGGGTTATATTCTTAATTTCGGGACAGCCGGCGCGATTGCGCCTCATTCCGCTATCGGGGATATGGTATTGTCCTATCGAACAGCCGCTTATTGTATGCCTGATGATTTTGGTCTGTTGCAGTCCGGCACTGAATTCATAGCGCAGTCCTGCTGCGAGAATTTTTCAATTCATTCAGGCATTATTGTTTCGTCAGACCAGAATATTGATAATGATCTCAAGAAACAAATCTTATGGGAAACTTATGGCGCATGGTGTGGAGATTGGGAAAGCGCGCCGGTCATGGCAGTTTGCAGTCAGTATGGGATTCCAGCCCATGCGTTTCGTGTTATTTCTGATTTTGGTAATGCGGAATTTTTGGCGGATTTTTTTAAAAACGCCACTCAGGTACTGACACAGGCCGCACTGGTACTCAAAGCACTGTTGCAATCCATTGAGATTTTGCCCTCCACCATCCCCGCAAATACTGAAGTTTGA
- a CDS encoding chemotaxis protein CheW, translated as MAEQETQTTQYLTLTLDNEEFALDINKVREVLEVTTITKVPQMPSFMCGVINLRGSVVPVVDMRMKFGLEVTSKTVNTCIIIVEIHISTEKVVIGALVDSVREVIELDHKFIQPPPKIGTKLNTEFIKGMGKHNEGFLIILDIDKVFSQDELMMASDISETT; from the coding sequence ATGGCTGAACAGGAAACTCAAACCACTCAATATTTAACCCTCACGCTGGATAACGAGGAATTTGCCCTGGACATTAACAAGGTGAGGGAAGTCCTCGAAGTCACCACCATCACCAAAGTCCCACAAATGCCGTCCTTCATGTGCGGTGTGATCAATCTTCGCGGAAGCGTTGTTCCTGTGGTGGATATGCGGATGAAATTTGGTCTGGAGGTCACCAGCAAGACCGTCAACACCTGCATCATCATTGTGGAAATCCATATTTCCACAGAGAAGGTGGTGATTGGCGCATTGGTGGATTCTGTCAGGGAGGTGATTGAACTGGATCATAAATTCATTCAACCCCCGCCTAAAATTGGAACAAAACTCAACACAGAGTTTATCAAGGGAATGGGAAAACACAACGAGGGATTCCTGATTATTCTGGATATAGACAAAGTTTTTTCGCAGGATGAATTGATGATGGCATCAGACATTTCAGAAACTACATAA
- a CDS encoding serine hydrolase gives MTTGFSFPAVSAPDYAITRVSRLNLKQQPQAKSQTIRMLSKGSHLRIVNRHDSRGWVQVVLPDGSEGWTQEKYLRHYQPQPNLDKQHSTGSEYTSYLEQAVFGFIEKNKLNGGGGKDQLQLMVQDLETGQMLVSVKAQEQVKAASLIKVPVLHAYMLEWYRGHITHTDSLYRHLRSMINLSSNYSTNHILKTLGGPEHVSELLRNTGLYNHLKLVEYIPAGGRTYQNKISASDLNRLFARIWKKRILGSGFSQEDNQQASEFMLSLLGIEGHRHSRDRLKDGTCFEQFDSVKIWDKTGFVRGLNGNSGIIEIDTPQGRKAYSVVSIIDREDYWRIRGGGNRWAAVQSYRMRRISEMIYAWFMNQHQGFEACGRNELVKYATHTIDLKTRSQFSYMDPAKMEKSAF, from the coding sequence ATGACAACAGGATTTTCCTTCCCTGCGGTATCGGCACCAGATTATGCCATTACCCGGGTCAGCAGACTTAATTTAAAACAACAGCCTCAGGCAAAATCCCAGACAATCCGGATGTTGAGCAAAGGCAGTCATCTCAGGATTGTCAACCGTCACGATTCAAGAGGGTGGGTTCAGGTTGTTCTGCCTGATGGCTCTGAAGGCTGGACTCAGGAAAAATATCTCCGGCATTACCAACCGCAACCAAATCTGGATAAACAACATTCAACAGGTTCAGAATATACTTCTTATCTGGAACAGGCTGTGTTTGGGTTTATCGAAAAGAATAAACTGAATGGTGGTGGTGGTAAAGATCAGTTGCAACTGATGGTTCAGGACCTTGAAACAGGGCAAATGCTGGTGTCTGTGAAGGCGCAGGAACAGGTAAAAGCTGCCAGTCTGATCAAGGTTCCAGTGTTGCATGCCTACATGCTGGAATGGTATCGCGGGCATATCACCCATACCGATTCTCTGTATCGTCATCTGAGAAGCATGATCAATCTCAGCAGCAACTACAGCACCAATCATATTTTGAAAACACTGGGCGGACCTGAGCATGTGTCTGAACTGCTGAGAAACACAGGCTTGTACAATCACCTCAAACTGGTGGAATATATTCCCGCAGGAGGCCGGACTTACCAGAATAAAATCTCAGCCAGCGATCTGAACCGTTTGTTCGCGAGAATCTGGAAAAAGAGGATTCTTGGCTCGGGCTTCAGTCAGGAAGACAATCAGCAGGCTTCTGAATTCATGTTGAGTCTGCTCGGTATTGAAGGACACCGACATTCACGCGACCGACTTAAAGATGGAACCTGTTTTGAACAGTTTGATTCGGTGAAAATCTGGGACAAGACTGGATTTGTGCGGGGCTTGAATGGCAACAGCGGTATTATTGAAATTGACACTCCGCAAGGTCGCAAGGCGTATTCGGTGGTCAGTATCATTGATCGTGAAGATTATTGGCGTATACGTGGGGGGGGAAACCGTTGGGCCGCAGTGCAAAGTTACAGAATGCGGCGTATTTCCGAAATGATTTACGCCTGGTTCATGAACCAGCATCAGGGGTTTGAAGCCTGCGGCAGAAATGAACTGGTAAAATACGCGACGCATACAATTGATCTAAAAACACGGTCACAATTTTCATATATGGATCCTGCAAAAATGGAAAAATCCGCGTTTTAG
- a CDS encoding SAM-dependent chlorinase/fluorinase: MPVITLTTDFGTRDGYVGAMKGKILSIVPSVSLVDITHDLPPQNLIAAAYCIQRSLPSFTQDTIHIAVIDPGVGSDRGGLAIKTPHGIWIGPDNGIVSLLLNTVVAEQIVRIHKHTPFWQSHASFDGLAVFAPVAAHLSRGMSLFDVGVPASSFQKLQVPDSVETAGYVAGTVILFDRFGNALTNLRASQWHTRPVKIFFRNQEIPLYHHYEAGRSEPLMALINSDGLLELACYADSAQIRWDLKENEEVRIVFQE, encoded by the coding sequence ATGCCTGTGATCACTTTGACCACTGATTTTGGCACCCGTGATGGTTATGTGGGTGCCATGAAAGGTAAAATCCTTTCGATTGTGCCATCCGTCTCACTGGTGGATATCACGCACGACTTGCCTCCGCAAAATCTCATCGCCGCAGCCTATTGTATTCAACGCTCCCTTCCCAGTTTTACCCAGGATACGATTCATATTGCGGTGATTGATCCCGGTGTTGGCTCAGACAGGGGGGGACTTGCCATAAAAACACCTCATGGAATCTGGATCGGCCCTGATAATGGCATTGTTTCACTACTGCTGAACACCGTGGTTGCGGAACAAATAGTGCGGATTCATAAACACACGCCTTTCTGGCAATCTCATGCCAGTTTTGACGGACTCGCAGTGTTTGCTCCTGTTGCCGCTCACTTGTCTCGTGGAATGTCGTTGTTCGATGTGGGCGTCCCTGCTTCATCTTTTCAGAAGCTCCAGGTCCCTGATTCGGTTGAAACTGCCGGCTATGTTGCGGGAACGGTTATTTTGTTCGATCGTTTCGGGAATGCGCTGACCAATTTGCGTGCATCGCAATGGCACACCAGACCTGTAAAAATTTTTTTCAGGAATCAGGAAATCCCGTTATATCATCATTATGAAGCCGGAAGATCTGAACCATTGATGGCCCTGATCAACAGTGATGGATTGCTGGAACTCGCCTGTTATGCCGATTCCGCTCAAATACGCTGGGATCTCAAAGAAAATGAGGAAGTGAGAATTGTGTTTCAGGAGTGA
- a CDS encoding SpoIIE family protein phosphatase, translating into METRYVEDETRREWGDKLFFYTDGLIENMNEQEQCWNQRNLRTFLKQHASDSASMLTGKLVQNIQEFYGSHPMNDDVNLLCVELNPDAVGGQIY; encoded by the coding sequence TTGGAAACCCGGTATGTTGAAGATGAGACAAGGAGGGAATGGGGGGATAAATTGTTTTTTTATACCGATGGACTTATTGAAAACATGAATGAACAGGAGCAATGCTGGAATCAAAGAAATTTGCGGACGTTTCTAAAACAGCACGCTTCTGATTCAGCCTCCATGCTAACCGGCAAACTGGTTCAAAATATCCAGGAGTTTTACGGTAGCCATCCCATGAATGATGATGTGAACCTCCTCTGCGTTGAACTCAATCCTGACGCTGTCGGAGGACAAATCTATTGA